One segment of Fructilactobacillus hinvesii DNA contains the following:
- a CDS encoding NUDIX domain-containing protein — protein MERYRTKSAVFAIIEQQGQLLLQQRFQTGIGDGHYDLAAGGHVEAQESMKQALVRELHEELELTVNPADLEFATLMHVNYGNDTVYYCGYFVVKNYQGTPKIAEPDQASQLSWYTIAALPDELLWDRRRALANYQRGISYDEVGWD, from the coding sequence ATGGAACGTTATCGCACCAAGTCAGCCGTCTTTGCCATCATTGAGCAACAAGGCCAACTCCTCCTCCAACAACGGTTTCAAACCGGGATTGGGGACGGACACTATGATTTAGCTGCAGGTGGTCACGTGGAAGCGCAGGAATCCATGAAGCAAGCGCTGGTTCGTGAACTGCACGAGGAGCTCGAGCTGACCGTCAATCCAGCGGACTTGGAATTTGCCACCTTAATGCACGTGAACTACGGGAATGACACAGTTTATTACTGTGGTTACTTCGTGGTGAAAAACTATCAAGGGACGCCTAAGATCGCAGAGCCAGATCAGGCTTCGCAGTTGAGCTGGTATACCATTGCTGCTTTACCAGACGAGTTACTGTGGGACCGGCGCCGCGCCTTAGCCAATTACCAACGCGGAATTAGCTACGATGAAGTGGGCTGGGACTAA
- the nrdI gene encoding class Ib ribonucleoside-diphosphate reductase assembly flavoprotein NrdI gives MEPMRILYISIEGNTRNFVDNLTAYAHQQHEQDPANPLVEGTEISDQTDFAVETKPYFVTVPTYLDGGDGIGSGVTELLTNTLGEYIGYKNNARLCLGIFGSGNKNFNAQYCLTAKRYSRMFHVPFLADFELRGTDRDVHRIYADMVARSAEVLTAK, from the coding sequence ATGGAACCAATGCGCATCTTGTATATCTCAATCGAAGGAAACACCCGTAACTTTGTGGATAATCTCACGGCCTACGCCCACCAGCAACACGAGCAAGATCCCGCTAATCCCCTCGTGGAGGGAACCGAAATCAGTGATCAAACCGATTTTGCTGTAGAAACCAAACCCTACTTCGTGACCGTTCCGACTTACCTAGACGGTGGTGACGGAATTGGCAGTGGGGTCACAGAATTGTTAACCAACACCCTCGGCGAATACATTGGTTACAAAAACAACGCTCGCCTCTGTCTGGGGATCTTTGGCAGTGGTAACAAAAACTTCAACGCTCAATACTGCTTGACGGCGAAACGTTACTCGCGGATGTTTCACGTCCCGTTTCTGGCGGACTTTGAACTCCGTGGTACCGACCGGGACGTTCACCGCATTTACGCCGACATGGTGGCTCGCAGTGCAGAAGTTTTAACGGCTAAGTAG
- a CDS encoding YfhO family protein, with the protein MEKLRKTPVWVSYTVIFAVIIAAYWWTFHLTNRSLIWGLDGIAQHYPILVNFRALLTHFLTHPTQGLTNWSFDLGLGADQLTSFSYYVVGDLFNYLIVFFPKSQIELGYGVLVLLRLYCAGLAFLFYLNSFRFRKISRLISALTYTFSSFALYAGMHHAFFLLPLIFFPLLAAGVERVFKNRSWFPLFLAVLITFLSNFYFAYMLGLGCLVYVGLRGLMLRGQPHFHWWRSLAKLTGTVLLGILASAILFIPTILYALQSTRLTGAFANGYWFYPANYYFNLPSKILGLGGPFSFWLIIGMSGISFYALIYVFSHFKRYRYLNVAFILIAIGICLPAVSATFNALASPSNRWLALALLPLGLATAIFTDHVSHLTRKDILIMGISTVVLLVLLWGSKGFLLRLQRHDVVEYLLLFALLTLLWLARDYHWRPKVIYASVLALVTVNLIALGLGYYSPNNSGFARGMLPKGSAAGYTHNYYDGAETYVKKRLGNYRTSIGPRYHYFPDDRQRSLNTDYFNASSNVPMNLGTHDIASYLTVENGAVGKLERDVHNNQFTPNDPVAQNDYRSTLSALMGVKYLFVRSQKQHHSLPAGFKLLEKRDHQPLLFPNQNPLLPPNQAEGTILAENRNALPLMYSQTQVITPKTWNQLNPLDKEQSLLTGAVVPGATPGIRQVQPQSQQRSVTYATKLEKEDWITTPDQLATSSLGKTAPSFNTRYPSQQQLNQVLTDNQHRQLDLQQQNRTGLYELNTDVWGKHHPVTLKLKQPQLTKHAELYLELDGIKASAPSATEQQNIAHRLAIVKNQPLTGMDRLTAWRQNLQTDNNGSFKLVAKTKGMSNAVTQLGTDELSNYVPKHNALLNLGYSSKSRSEVTLNYEGVSQIKFKRARLIAVPMKKAYTQQIRQLQNQRLRHIQIAKNQVTGISDQPRASVLTTSIPYSTGWQLKVDGKTVPTKQVNDGFVGGIIPAGKHHVALQYRTPGLFVGSIITGISGILVLGISLITWLIFKRKHS; encoded by the coding sequence ATGGAAAAGCTGCGCAAAACCCCCGTGTGGGTGAGCTATACGGTCATTTTTGCGGTAATTATTGCCGCTTATTGGTGGACGTTTCACCTCACCAACCGCTCGTTAATTTGGGGTCTGGATGGAATTGCCCAGCACTATCCCATTCTGGTGAACTTCAGAGCCTTATTAACCCATTTTCTAACGCATCCGACTCAGGGACTGACCAACTGGTCCTTTGACCTCGGGCTCGGTGCCGACCAGCTCACCAGCTTCTCCTACTACGTGGTCGGAGATCTTTTTAACTACCTAATCGTTTTCTTTCCGAAGTCTCAAATTGAACTTGGCTACGGTGTGTTGGTTCTACTACGACTTTACTGTGCCGGGTTGGCCTTTCTGTTTTACCTCAACTCCTTCCGGTTTCGAAAGATCAGCCGGCTAATTAGTGCCCTAACCTACACCTTCTCGAGCTTTGCACTTTACGCGGGGATGCATCACGCCTTCTTCTTGCTACCGTTAATCTTCTTTCCGTTGCTTGCAGCCGGAGTAGAACGAGTCTTTAAGAACCGCTCGTGGTTCCCCCTTTTCTTGGCGGTTTTAATTACCTTTTTAAGTAACTTTTACTTTGCCTACATGCTGGGACTCGGGTGCTTAGTCTACGTGGGGCTACGCGGTTTAATGTTACGTGGACAGCCTCATTTTCACTGGTGGCGGTCGCTCGCTAAACTAACTGGCACGGTGCTACTGGGTATTTTGGCTTCTGCCATCCTGTTCATCCCCACCATTTTATATGCCCTCCAATCAACGAGGCTAACCGGAGCCTTTGCCAACGGTTACTGGTTCTACCCCGCTAACTACTACTTCAACTTGCCCAGTAAAATTTTGGGACTCGGAGGACCCTTCTCCTTCTGGCTCATCATTGGAATGAGCGGGATTAGCTTTTACGCCCTCATCTACGTTTTCTCCCACTTTAAACGGTACCGCTACCTAAACGTGGCGTTTATTCTCATTGCCATTGGAATTTGCCTTCCGGCCGTTAGTGCCACCTTTAACGCCTTGGCTTCCCCCTCCAACCGGTGGCTAGCCCTCGCTCTATTACCACTGGGCTTAGCAACTGCGATCTTCACCGATCACGTCAGCCACCTGACCCGCAAGGATATTTTAATCATGGGCATCAGTACCGTAGTCCTGCTCGTCTTACTGTGGGGCAGCAAGGGCTTCTTACTTCGGCTACAGCGCCACGACGTGGTTGAATATCTGTTGCTGTTTGCCCTGTTAACGCTCCTGTGGCTCGCTAGGGATTACCACTGGCGTCCGAAAGTAATTTACGCTAGCGTGCTGGCGTTAGTGACCGTTAACCTAATTGCCTTAGGATTAGGTTACTACAGCCCTAATAACAGTGGCTTTGCCCGGGGAATGTTACCAAAAGGCAGTGCTGCTGGCTACACCCACAACTATTATGATGGTGCGGAAACGTACGTGAAAAAACGGCTGGGGAACTACCGAACCAGCATTGGACCCCGTTACCACTACTTTCCTGATGATCGGCAACGATCCCTAAACACCGATTACTTTAACGCTAGTTCTAACGTCCCCATGAACCTGGGCACCCATGACATCGCTTCGTACCTCACCGTGGAAAATGGGGCCGTCGGTAAGCTCGAACGGGACGTCCACAACAATCAATTCACCCCCAACGATCCCGTGGCCCAAAACGACTACCGGTCCACTCTTTCCGCTTTGATGGGGGTTAAGTACCTCTTTGTCCGCTCTCAAAAACAACACCACAGTCTCCCAGCGGGATTCAAGTTACTGGAAAAGCGTGACCACCAGCCGTTATTGTTCCCCAATCAAAATCCCCTGCTCCCACCCAATCAGGCAGAAGGAACCATTTTAGCGGAGAACAGAAACGCGCTACCATTGATGTACAGTCAAACTCAGGTAATCACTCCTAAAACTTGGAACCAGCTGAACCCCCTTGATAAAGAACAATCCTTATTAACCGGAGCCGTGGTTCCTGGAGCAACGCCGGGCATCCGGCAGGTCCAACCGCAATCACAGCAACGGTCTGTGACCTATGCCACGAAGCTGGAAAAGGAAGACTGGATTACTACCCCGGACCAGCTAGCAACATCTTCGCTCGGAAAAACAGCTCCCTCCTTTAACACGCGTTATCCTAGCCAACAACAACTCAATCAGGTGCTGACCGATAATCAGCATCGTCAGTTGGACTTACAGCAACAAAATCGAACTGGGTTATATGAATTAAATACGGACGTCTGGGGCAAACACCATCCCGTGACCCTGAAGTTAAAACAACCTCAGCTAACTAAACACGCAGAGCTCTACTTAGAATTAGACGGGATTAAGGCAAGTGCTCCAAGTGCAACCGAACAGCAAAACATCGCACACCGCCTCGCCATCGTGAAAAACCAACCTCTGACCGGGATGGATCGGTTAACCGCATGGCGGCAAAACCTGCAAACCGATAACAACGGGAGCTTTAAGCTGGTGGCTAAAACCAAGGGCATGAGTAACGCCGTAACGCAACTGGGCACGGACGAACTTTCTAACTACGTGCCCAAGCACAACGCCCTCTTAAACTTGGGTTATTCCTCCAAGTCTCGTTCGGAAGTTACCCTGAACTATGAAGGCGTAAGCCAAATTAAATTTAAGCGCGCCCGTCTAATTGCTGTCCCAATGAAAAAAGCCTATACCCAGCAGATTCGCCAGTTACAAAACCAACGGTTACGTCACATCCAAATTGCCAAAAACCAGGTCACCGGGATTAGTGACCAACCACGGGCTTCCGTCCTCACAACTTCGATTCCCTACTCTACCGGTTGGCAATTAAAAGTCGATGGCAAAACCGTTCCGACCAAACAGGTTAACGACGGCTTTGTCGGCGGAATCATTCCGGCAGGTAAACACCACGTTGCCCTACAATACCGCACTCCAGGACTGTTCGTCGGCAGCATCATCACTGGAATTAGTGGTATCCTAGTCCTCGGAATTAGTCTGATTACGTGGCTCATTTTTAAACGGAAACATTCTTAA
- a CDS encoding hemolysin family protein codes for MVTGSIFIDLVIILVTFFCAGFFVACEFALVQTRTTALQEELDDEKTSAKRKRKLDRELHMVKNLNEYLSTTQVGVSLAGIILGWIGETFAIDVFVKVLGHGGVGAPSATAHGIGAILGIIVLTYLEVVFTEILPKNLSIDMPLKVLNVVSTPLHYCHVIFYPFVWLLNVSASGVVKMLGLPVANENDEALSQSEILSVSKAAVQNGDLEQNDYLYMRRAFELNDKTARDIMIDRTQLKTIDVNDTVNDAIEAYLSTKFSRLPVVKDNDKDDILGYVYIYDLIKQSQINPEKPITNLIRKIDTTSETTTISIVLQQMIKNHQPIVVVIDEYGGTSGIITDKDIYEELFGTVRDEIDPSSHTYIFKQATGSYKISGKLNTYDFEKYFDTQIKDFNESDIVTISGFVIDHYPHIKVGDVVQIGHFNFKVIDYENSFINWFEVTEVPVPGLDQKDVD; via the coding sequence TTGGTTACTGGATCGATATTTATCGACTTAGTTATTATTTTAGTCACGTTCTTTTGTGCCGGCTTCTTCGTGGCCTGTGAGTTTGCCCTCGTACAAACCCGGACCACGGCCCTCCAAGAAGAACTTGACGACGAAAAAACGTCCGCCAAGCGGAAACGCAAACTTGACCGAGAACTTCACATGGTGAAAAACCTGAACGAATACCTTTCTACCACTCAGGTGGGAGTTTCGTTAGCCGGAATTATTCTCGGGTGGATTGGTGAAACCTTTGCCATCGACGTCTTTGTCAAGGTACTCGGTCACGGGGGGGTTGGCGCTCCTAGTGCCACAGCCCACGGAATTGGAGCTATTTTGGGAATTATCGTGTTGACCTACCTCGAAGTGGTCTTCACCGAAATTTTACCCAAAAACCTCAGTATTGACATGCCCCTTAAGGTTTTAAACGTCGTTAGCACGCCCCTCCATTACTGCCACGTCATCTTCTATCCCTTTGTCTGGTTACTAAACGTGTCCGCTTCTGGCGTAGTTAAGATGCTCGGTTTACCTGTAGCCAACGAAAACGACGAAGCCCTTTCTCAATCAGAAATTCTCAGCGTTTCCAAGGCGGCCGTCCAAAACGGGGACTTGGAACAAAACGATTATCTGTACATGCGCCGAGCCTTTGAGTTAAACGATAAGACCGCGCGTGACATCATGATTGACCGGACCCAGTTAAAAACAATTGACGTCAATGACACCGTTAACGATGCCATTGAGGCCTACCTCAGCACTAAATTTAGTCGGCTTCCAGTTGTGAAGGATAACGACAAGGATGACATTCTCGGGTACGTTTACATCTATGATTTGATTAAGCAATCCCAAATCAATCCTGAAAAGCCAATTACGAATTTAATTCGCAAAATTGATACCACCTCAGAAACCACCACGATTTCAATCGTCTTGCAACAAATGATCAAGAATCACCAACCAATCGTGGTCGTGATTGATGAGTACGGGGGAACCTCCGGAATTATCACCGATAAAGATATCTACGAAGAATTGTTTGGAACGGTCCGCGACGAAATTGATCCGTCTAGCCACACCTACATCTTCAAACAGGCCACTGGTTCTTACAAGATCAGCGGGAAACTCAATACGTATGACTTTGAAAAGTACTTTGATACCCAAATTAAAGACTTTAACGAGTCCGATATCGTTACGATTTCTGGCTTTGTTATCGACCATTATCCTCACATTAAGGTCGGAGATGTGGTCCAAATCGGCCACTTTAACTTTAAGGTTATCGATTACGAAAACTCGTTCATTAACTGGTTTGAAGTCACTGAAGTTCCGGTTCCCGGGTTAGACCAAAAAGACGTTGATTAA
- a CDS encoding Hsp20/alpha crystallin family protein, whose product MARNEIQNNGYNPLDDFFGNFGKSLLSSVAGDNRMKTDIIEHQNDYEVVVELPGFKKQDIHLSYDDGTLSIHATHDLNAEIQNDDGRVLNQERRSMDVTRSFYLPDVDDKSISASYDGGLLKVTLPKAPKDEGDNNQIEIN is encoded by the coding sequence ATGGCACGGAATGAAATTCAAAACAATGGTTACAATCCGTTAGATGATTTCTTTGGGAACTTTGGCAAGAGCTTGTTAAGTTCAGTTGCTGGAGACAACCGAATGAAGACGGATATCATTGAACACCAGAATGATTATGAAGTTGTCGTTGAATTGCCAGGCTTTAAGAAGCAAGATATTCATCTGAGTTATGATGATGGAACCCTTAGCATTCACGCCACCCACGATTTAAACGCCGAAATTCAAAATGACGATGGACGTGTTTTGAATCAAGAACGGCGCTCCATGGACGTTACCCGTTCGTTTTACTTGCCAGACGTTGACGACAAGTCCATTTCCGCTAGTTACGATGGTGGACTGTTGAAGGTGACTTTACCAAAGGCACCAAAAGACGAAGGCGACAACAACCAAATTGAAATTAACTAA
- a CDS encoding HAD-IC family P-type ATPase, translating to MQAETGLTSAEVQERVRQGRKNTEPKPLTKSTGRIIAENVFTLFNLVNVVLAVLVFTTGSYKNMLFLLIATVNTLIGIFQELRSKRQVDKMALLSHSPITVIRNGQAVQLAPADIVQDDTLKITLGDQLPVDGKIIATQELEVDESQITGEADPITKQVGDPVTSGSFVVSGNALVKVTKVGDATFVNSLTAKIKPTKQNNSRLLRLINRIIRILTIIIVPLGTILLVSRFLHGVGYSQAILGTVAAMMGMIPEGLVLLSSVTLAVSAYNLARQHVLVRDLASIETLARVDTICLDKTGTITSGDLQFRALQLETNRYSEAEVTKILGSLVNGIGDTNETAATLQQHFTQQPYAVEHVIPFSSARKWSGATLAATGQFALGAPQFVLDLTDTQREQVAKLAQAGNRVLALVQANQMTQTELTGTQLLAFVLITDVIRPDAASTLEYLRNQGVNVKVISGDDPVTVAQIARATNISGWDQLVDMSRLSEDADYQQLTEGYTIFGRVKPAQKERLIKALQQNGHTVAMTGDGVNDILALRQSNCGIAMASGNESTKSIADFVLMNSNFSALINVLKEGRRVINNIDSIASLYLIKTMFSVMLSVIFLFLAKDYPFQPIQLTPINSLMVGIPSFLLALAPAFHPIKDRFVAGITGISLPSALTVVINILIINGIGVFLHWNQLQLSTLSVLITGFVCWQALILVSRPLNPYKLTVVFTSITLFLLTFVFFRHFFGFAMIFSWPLGAVGLGLILLINPLFIGLQRFVNWLIPLIQILNPHRLISHQ from the coding sequence ATGCAAGCAGAAACTGGATTAACTAGCGCAGAAGTGCAAGAACGGGTGCGCCAGGGACGCAAAAATACGGAACCCAAACCCCTTACTAAATCAACCGGCCGAATTATTGCTGAAAACGTGTTTACCCTCTTTAACTTGGTTAACGTGGTGTTGGCAGTGCTGGTCTTTACGACCGGCAGTTATAAAAACATGCTCTTCTTGCTGATTGCAACGGTTAACACCCTAATCGGAATTTTCCAGGAGCTTCGTTCCAAACGACAGGTGGATAAGATGGCGTTATTATCGCATTCACCGATCACTGTGATTCGCAATGGCCAAGCAGTCCAGCTTGCGCCCGCGGACATTGTGCAGGACGATACTTTAAAAATCACGCTGGGAGACCAACTTCCGGTTGACGGGAAAATCATTGCCACCCAAGAACTGGAGGTTGATGAATCACAGATTACGGGGGAAGCGGATCCAATTACTAAGCAGGTAGGTGATCCAGTTACCTCCGGTAGCTTTGTAGTGAGTGGGAACGCCTTAGTTAAGGTCACAAAGGTGGGAGACGCTACCTTTGTTAACTCTTTAACGGCTAAGATTAAACCGACGAAACAAAATAACAGTCGTTTACTGCGGCTGATTAATCGAATTATTCGGATTCTGACGATTATCATCGTGCCGTTGGGAACGATTTTATTAGTGTCACGCTTTTTACACGGAGTGGGATACAGTCAAGCAATTTTAGGAACCGTGGCGGCCATGATGGGGATGATTCCCGAAGGACTAGTGTTACTGTCATCTGTAACCCTCGCGGTTTCGGCTTACAACTTAGCGCGCCAACACGTGCTGGTGCGGGATTTAGCCTCGATTGAAACCCTCGCGCGGGTGGATACCATTTGTCTGGACAAGACGGGAACCATTACGAGTGGAGATTTACAGTTTCGAGCCTTGCAGCTGGAAACGAACCGGTATTCAGAGGCAGAAGTTACTAAGATTCTGGGGTCGTTGGTGAACGGAATTGGCGATACCAACGAAACCGCGGCCACCTTGCAGCAACACTTTACCCAGCAACCGTACGCAGTGGAACACGTAATTCCGTTCTCGTCGGCGCGAAAATGGAGTGGAGCTACGCTTGCTGCAACGGGACAGTTTGCGTTGGGAGCCCCGCAGTTTGTATTAGATCTAACGGATACTCAACGTGAACAGGTAGCAAAATTGGCGCAGGCCGGAAACCGGGTTTTAGCCTTAGTTCAGGCTAACCAAATGACGCAAACGGAATTAACGGGAACGCAGTTGCTGGCATTTGTTTTAATTACGGATGTGATTCGTCCGGATGCCGCTTCGACGTTAGAATACCTGCGTAATCAAGGGGTTAACGTTAAGGTCATTTCTGGAGATGATCCAGTAACTGTCGCCCAAATTGCCCGAGCTACCAACATTTCGGGCTGGGACCAGCTGGTTGATATGAGTCGGTTATCAGAAGATGCCGATTATCAGCAGCTAACCGAAGGCTACACCATTTTTGGCCGGGTTAAACCGGCGCAAAAGGAGCGGTTGATTAAAGCCCTGCAACAAAACGGGCACACGGTGGCCATGACGGGAGATGGGGTCAACGACATCCTAGCTCTGCGTCAGTCTAACTGTGGAATCGCGATGGCCAGTGGAAATGAAAGTACCAAGAGTATCGCCGATTTCGTTCTCATGAATTCGAACTTCTCGGCGTTAATCAACGTGCTTAAAGAGGGTCGCCGGGTCATTAACAACATCGATAGCATTGCGTCCCTCTATCTGATTAAAACGATGTTCTCGGTCATGTTGAGTGTCATTTTTCTGTTTTTGGCCAAGGACTATCCCTTCCAACCAATTCAGCTAACTCCGATTAACAGTCTGATGGTTGGGATTCCGTCCTTCTTGTTAGCCTTAGCCCCAGCCTTTCACCCAATTAAAGATCGGTTTGTGGCTGGAATTACGGGAATTTCGTTACCGTCAGCGCTAACGGTGGTAATTAACATCCTGATTATTAACGGAATTGGAGTCTTCTTGCATTGGAACCAGTTACAGCTATCGACGCTCAGTGTGCTGATCACGGGATTTGTGTGCTGGCAGGCCCTGATTCTGGTTAGTCGACCACTTAATCCCTATAAGCTGACGGTCGTTTTCACCAGTATTACGCTGTTTTTGTTAACGTTTGTCTTTTTCCGACACTTCTTTGGATTTGCCATGATTTTCAGCTGGCCCCTAGGAGCCGTCGGACTAGGATTAATTCTGTTAATTAATCCCCTTTTCATCGGGTTACAACGATTCGTAAACTGGCTGATTCCACTGATTCAGATACTCAATCCCCACCGATTAATTAGCCATCAATAG
- a CDS encoding flavodoxin, with amino-acid sequence MPQTKNLIAYFSRTNNTKAIAEMIQAQVGGDLFAIQTKQPLPQNFQDQLTEAQADQAAHRNPELANRVPNFKQYDHIYLGTPTWDMALPQPVASFLSSYDFSGKTVLPFATNSGFGTGTVFDQIKALTKGATVEAGLVVKGGNESDGQPFAIEGTYQQTVQKQVTDWLHQN; translated from the coding sequence ATGCCACAAACTAAAAATTTAATCGCTTATTTCTCACGGACCAACAACACCAAGGCCATTGCTGAAATGATTCAGGCCCAAGTCGGCGGTGATTTGTTTGCCATTCAAACCAAACAACCGTTACCGCAGAACTTTCAAGACCAATTAACTGAGGCCCAAGCTGATCAAGCAGCTCATCGTAATCCTGAACTGGCTAACCGAGTCCCTAATTTTAAACAATACGATCATATTTACCTTGGAACACCAACCTGGGACATGGCTTTACCCCAACCGGTCGCTAGTTTCTTATCCAGTTATGACTTTAGCGGTAAAACGGTCCTTCCCTTTGCCACGAACTCTGGCTTTGGAACTGGAACCGTTTTTGACCAGATCAAAGCTCTGACTAAGGGAGCCACGGTGGAAGCAGGCCTCGTTGTTAAGGGTGGTAACGAGAGTGATGGTCAGCCGTTTGCGATTGAAGGTACTTACCAGCAAACCGTCCAAAAGCAAGTCACCGATTGGTTACACCAAAACTAA
- a CDS encoding manganese catalase family protein: MFKHTRKLQYNAKPDRPDPLMARRLQESLGGQWGEVTGMMSYLSQGWSSTGDEKYKDLLLDTGTEEIAHVEMISTMIAYLLEGAPFSEKDAAYEKDPALASVMAGMDPEHALVHGMTASLNNPNGFGWNAGYATSSGNLVADMRFNVTRESEARLQVSRLYYMTEDEGVRDMLKFLLARETQHQLQFMKAQEELEEKYGVIVPGDMKEIEHKQFSHVLMNFSDGEGSKAFEGQVAKDGEKFTYQENPEAMGGIPKTKPADKRLHNDQG; encoded by the coding sequence ATGTTTAAACACACACGCAAACTACAGTACAACGCCAAACCAGATCGTCCAGATCCATTAATGGCTCGTCGGCTTCAAGAATCATTGGGTGGCCAATGGGGAGAAGTTACTGGAATGATGTCATACCTTTCACAAGGTTGGTCTTCAACCGGTGACGAAAAGTACAAGGATCTTTTATTAGACACTGGTACTGAAGAAATTGCCCACGTAGAAATGATTTCTACGATGATTGCCTACTTGTTAGAAGGCGCTCCATTTAGTGAAAAAGACGCTGCTTACGAAAAGGACCCTGCTTTAGCTTCTGTTATGGCTGGTATGGACCCAGAACACGCCTTAGTTCACGGAATGACTGCTAGCTTAAACAACCCGAATGGTTTTGGTTGGAACGCTGGCTACGCTACTTCAAGTGGTAACTTAGTTGCTGATATGCGTTTCAACGTTACGCGTGAATCAGAAGCTCGTTTGCAAGTTAGTCGTTTGTACTACATGACTGAAGACGAAGGTGTTCGTGACATGCTGAAATTCTTGTTGGCACGTGAAACTCAACACCAACTTCAATTCATGAAGGCTCAAGAAGAATTAGAAGAAAAATACGGTGTAATCGTACCTGGTGACATGAAAGAAATTGAACACAAACAATTCTCTCACGTATTGATGAACTTCTCCGATGGTGAAGGTTCCAAGGCCTTTGAAGGACAAGTTGCTAAAGATGGTGAGAAATTCACTTACCAAGAAAACCCAGAAGCAATGGGTGGTATTCCTAAGACGAAGCCAGCTGACAAGCGGCTTCACAACGACCAAGGCTAA